One genomic region from Haloprofundus salinisoli encodes:
- the dph5 gene encoding diphthine synthase, with translation MLTFIGLGLYDERSITVEGREALRSADRAFAEFYTSKLIGTTVEELADHHDVDIDVRDRAGVEQDAEAILDAADDGDAAFLTAGDTMISTTHVDLRLRAHERGIETRIVHGVTAQSAASGLTGLQNYRFGKATTLPFPYAHGADGTPKSVVDTIGDNRERGLHTLVYLDIKVGYERAGVDADDEYMTGEFAAGEFARDWDGDALGVVVARAGSPEPVVAADRLSALAEREFGDPLHMLIVPASLHDLEAEALSAFGDAPSDLIDENTV, from the coding sequence ATGCTCACGTTCATCGGACTCGGTCTCTACGACGAGCGGTCGATAACCGTCGAGGGACGGGAGGCGCTTCGAAGCGCCGACCGCGCGTTCGCGGAGTTCTACACCAGCAAACTCATCGGAACGACCGTCGAGGAACTCGCCGACCACCACGACGTCGACATCGACGTCAGGGACCGCGCGGGCGTCGAACAAGACGCGGAAGCGATTCTCGACGCCGCGGACGACGGCGACGCGGCGTTTCTCACCGCCGGGGACACGATGATTTCGACGACGCACGTCGACCTTCGGCTGCGAGCGCACGAACGCGGCATCGAGACGCGCATCGTCCACGGCGTCACCGCGCAGTCGGCGGCGAGCGGTCTCACCGGCCTGCAGAACTACAGATTCGGAAAGGCGACGACGCTCCCGTTCCCGTACGCCCACGGTGCCGACGGAACTCCAAAGAGCGTCGTCGACACCATCGGGGACAACCGCGAGCGCGGGCTCCACACGCTCGTCTACCTCGACATCAAAGTCGGCTACGAGCGCGCGGGCGTCGACGCCGACGACGAGTACATGACCGGCGAGTTCGCCGCGGGCGAGTTCGCCCGCGACTGGGACGGCGACGCGCTGGGCGTCGTCGTCGCCCGCGCGGGCAGTCCCGAACCCGTCGTCGCCGCCGACCGGCTCTCGGCGCTCGCGGAGCGCGAGTTCGGCGACCCGCTGCACATGCTGATCGTTCCCGCGTCGCTGCACGATCTGGAAGCGGAGGCGCTTTCGGCGTTCGGCGATGCGCCGTCGGACCTCATCGACGAGAACACCGTTTAG
- the artA gene encoding archaeosortase A codes for MPGVVPSDPLAWVAIALFAGGALFERANRRAARYVMVSAWISFALFWLNLFPHFAFEHKSYIEGILSLAAVPLCLYAGLLLYRGRDTLFVLSRAVAVMGIVYLPFETIPAITVGATTIPSPREVLVELVAAQTGYLINLLGYHPTPIVGSEGYDNTFRFVHTDGHTLVFSVVLACTGIGSMAIFAGLIAAVRAPLGRKLRALAIAIPIIYALNLLRTTFIGIVFGKQYMQWFVDEVLLLFGSSDPYMVSFFLSDRVISQLLAVVALIGITYLVVRELPELLTVIEDVLFMLTREEYDLHSALDVPQTGSRGQMRPDGGHVGVESGAEAERGGDDGD; via the coding sequence ATGCCCGGCGTCGTCCCCTCCGACCCCCTCGCGTGGGTCGCCATCGCGTTGTTCGCCGGCGGTGCGCTGTTCGAGCGCGCGAACCGCCGCGCCGCCCGGTACGTGATGGTGAGCGCGTGGATCTCCTTCGCGCTCTTTTGGCTCAATCTGTTCCCGCACTTCGCCTTCGAGCACAAATCCTACATCGAGGGTATCCTCAGCCTCGCGGCGGTCCCGCTCTGTCTCTACGCGGGGCTGTTGCTGTACCGCGGCCGCGACACCCTGTTCGTGCTCTCGCGCGCCGTCGCCGTGATGGGCATCGTCTATCTCCCGTTCGAGACGATACCCGCGATAACGGTCGGCGCGACGACGATACCCTCGCCCCGAGAGGTGTTGGTCGAACTCGTCGCCGCCCAGACCGGCTACCTCATCAACCTGCTCGGCTACCACCCGACGCCCATCGTCGGCTCGGAGGGGTACGACAACACGTTCCGATTCGTCCACACCGACGGACACACTCTGGTGTTCTCGGTCGTCCTCGCGTGCACCGGTATCGGGAGCATGGCGATCTTCGCGGGGCTCATCGCCGCGGTCCGCGCGCCGCTGGGTCGGAAACTCCGCGCGCTCGCCATCGCCATCCCCATCATCTACGCGTTGAACCTCCTGCGGACGACGTTCATCGGCATCGTCTTCGGGAAACAGTACATGCAGTGGTTCGTCGACGAGGTGCTGTTGCTGTTCGGCTCCTCGGACCCGTACATGGTGTCGTTTTTCCTCTCGGACCGCGTCATCAGCCAACTGCTCGCCGTCGTCGCGCTCATCGGCATCACCTACCTCGTCGTCCGCGAGCTGCCGGAGCTGCTCACCGTCATCGAGGACGTGCTGTTCATGCTGACCCGCGAGGAGTACGACCTCCACAGCGCGCTCGATGTCCCGCAAACCGGTAGTCGCGGACAGATGCGACCCGACGGCGGACACGTCGGTGTCGAGAGCGGTGCTGAAGCAGAACGTGGCGGCGACGACGGCGACTAA
- a CDS encoding BGTF surface domain-containing protein, with product MRWAFRYPGTGESGCRRPQYKTMTQTTQKFRAVFLAALMVFSVFAGTVAFAGTAAAANFDETDADEQLDSAGPYFQGSVLFLDAAELTAGEGESEAPVESGETLTLRSVDGESTSFETTINPSTDDSGEEYYEIDTSNLDAGQYLLTDTDGNEVNIASSNNQFEIAEQSLSAEFDSDSVNTGQTTTLSVDSNRGSTFDLRVSSDELSATELQSAFVNEEVTTDDGDVIISGVQTNNKDEFDMSFSDAGTYNFTFSVEDTTAEATTSIDVEETDESYSLPNNINVEAGDTVTFPVNMEDSDTADIVIGSESDGYQVTATVTDTDGDGVANVTVNTYNPNVDNNYGVTAGDDDTEVDVDTTEGNDNIGVTGILDTANYDIEVGPENWYTENGAGSSDISTLAVTDASVNGAQTWTAPVNADSDISTEDDVVEAIEDGTITQGSDVAEGDLAVVQVESSGLAGYIASAEEDFAENGAEGETVQEYVFDETNLDLTVEQENPSANREAKTLAPSNVDYVVDDENNNLFLIIDTSDSNLERDGETGLAFESGDQFNVTLDVGQGTDGADSELPEDSVSSTFEVVDRDASLNNVNDDDVVEVVASENSSVEGESSIAPGSEIRVRAQSESGASNTFVETQTVTVGQNGTFNASFDFSDLEQGTNFTLTLNDQDGPGFGSDEETIVYDATIVNGTQGGDDGNVTTTETGTNNTTETATDDTTPTETSTPEETPEETTTGGDGTQQTETDSPGFGVIVALVALLAAALLAVRRDN from the coding sequence TTGCGTTGGGCGTTTCGGTATCCAGGCACGGGCGAAAGTGGCTGTCGCCGACCACAGTACAAAACCATGACACAAACAACTCAGAAGTTCCGTGCAGTTTTCCTTGCTGCGCTGATGGTGTTCTCCGTTTTCGCGGGCACTGTTGCGTTTGCAGGTACGGCTGCTGCGGCTAACTTTGACGAAACCGACGCTGACGAGCAGCTCGACAGCGCCGGTCCGTACTTCCAGGGGAGTGTACTCTTCCTGGATGCAGCAGAATTGACCGCAGGCGAAGGCGAAAGCGAAGCGCCTGTTGAGAGTGGCGAAACGCTGACGCTCCGCAGTGTCGACGGTGAATCGACGTCCTTCGAGACGACGATCAACCCGTCCACGGACGACAGCGGTGAGGAATACTACGAGATCGATACGTCGAACCTCGACGCCGGTCAGTACCTGCTGACCGATACAGATGGCAACGAGGTCAACATCGCCTCGTCTAACAACCAGTTCGAAATTGCTGAGCAGAGCCTCAGCGCCGAGTTCGACTCGGACAGCGTCAACACGGGTCAGACGACCACTCTGTCGGTCGACTCGAACCGTGGTAGCACGTTCGACCTCCGCGTCTCCTCGGACGAGCTCTCGGCAACTGAGCTTCAGAGTGCGTTCGTCAACGAGGAAGTCACCACGGATGACGGCGATGTCATCATCAGTGGCGTCCAGACGAACAACAAGGATGAGTTCGACATGAGCTTCAGCGACGCAGGTACCTACAACTTCACCTTCAGCGTTGAAGACACCACGGCCGAAGCGACGACCTCTATCGACGTTGAGGAGACGGACGAATCCTACAGTCTCCCGAACAACATCAACGTCGAAGCTGGTGACACCGTGACCTTCCCTGTCAACATGGAAGACTCTGACACGGCAGACATCGTCATCGGTAGCGAATCTGATGGCTACCAAGTCACCGCTACCGTCACCGACACGGACGGAGACGGCGTGGCAAACGTCACGGTCAACACGTACAACCCGAACGTTGACAACAACTACGGTGTCACAGCGGGTGACGATGATACGGAAGTCGATGTCGATACCACCGAAGGTAACGACAACATTGGTGTGACCGGTATCCTCGACACCGCGAACTACGACATCGAAGTTGGTCCTGAGAACTGGTACACGGAGAATGGCGCTGGCTCCAGCGACATCTCGACGCTCGCCGTGACGGACGCGTCCGTCAACGGTGCGCAGACGTGGACCGCTCCGGTCAACGCTGACTCTGACATTTCCACCGAGGACGATGTTGTCGAAGCCATCGAGGACGGCACCATCACGCAGGGTAGCGACGTCGCAGAGGGTGACCTCGCAGTTGTGCAGGTCGAATCCTCTGGTCTCGCTGGCTACATTGCATCCGCTGAGGAAGACTTCGCAGAGAATGGTGCAGAGGGAGAAACCGTTCAGGAGTACGTCTTCGACGAAACCAACCTCGACCTGACCGTTGAGCAGGAGAACCCCTCCGCGAACCGCGAAGCAAAGACGCTTGCACCCAGCAACGTCGACTACGTCGTCGATGACGAGAACAACAACCTGTTCCTCATCATCGATACCTCCGACTCGAACCTTGAACGAGATGGTGAGACCGGTCTCGCATTCGAGAGCGGTGACCAGTTCAACGTCACGCTCGACGTTGGTCAGGGTACTGACGGTGCCGACAGCGAACTCCCCGAGGACTCCGTTTCCTCGACGTTCGAGGTTGTCGACCGTGATGCTTCGCTCAACAACGTGAACGACGACGACGTCGTCGAGGTTGTCGCCTCCGAGAACAGCTCGGTTGAGGGCGAATCCTCGATCGCGCCTGGCTCCGAGATCCGCGTCCGCGCGCAGAGTGAGTCCGGTGCATCCAACACGTTCGTCGAAACGCAGACTGTGACGGTCGGTCAGAACGGTACGTTCAACGCATCGTTCGACTTCTCGGACCTTGAGCAGGGCACGAACTTCACGCTCACGCTCAACGACCAGGACGGACCTGGCTTCGGCTCCGACGAGGAGACCATCGTCTACGACGCGACCATCGTGAACGGCACGCAGGGTGGCGACGACGGTAACGTCACCACCACTGAGACTGGCACGAACAACACGACTGAGACGGCGACCGACGACACGACGCCGACCGAGACCAGCACCCCTGAGGAGACCCCCGAGGAAACCACCACGGGTGGCGACGGTACCCAGCAGACCGAGACGGACTCGCCCGGCTTCGGTGTCATCGTCGCTCTCGTCGCGCTCCTCGCCGCTGCGCTCCTCGCGGTCCGCCGCGACAACTAA
- a CDS encoding VOC family protein gives MSGVLDHTMIRVGDLEESLEWYKTNLDYEEKDRWEADTFTNVYIGPEEMHEEGAMLELTENHDTDEYDVGDAWGHIAVRVPEGELEAAYQELMDNGVEDYRDPESCGGRYAFVKDPDGHEIEIVKRDPELGARWSLDHTMIRVEDADEALGFWTRKFEYQHTGRWESDSFANYFVKPEGSAEEAMAVELTYNYDGRSYELGDAWGHLAVRADDLSEYWETLMEREADDYRDPASCDEKYAFTTDPDGHEIEIIERNFDADSLFPA, from the coding sequence ATGTCCGGAGTACTCGACCACACGATGATTCGCGTCGGCGACCTGGAGGAGTCGCTGGAGTGGTACAAGACGAATCTCGACTACGAGGAGAAGGACCGCTGGGAGGCCGACACCTTCACCAACGTCTACATCGGCCCCGAGGAGATGCACGAAGAGGGCGCGATGCTCGAACTGACCGAGAACCACGACACCGACGAGTACGACGTCGGCGACGCGTGGGGGCACATCGCCGTCCGCGTGCCCGAGGGTGAACTCGAAGCGGCGTACCAGGAGCTGATGGACAACGGCGTCGAGGATTATCGAGACCCCGAGTCCTGCGGCGGGCGCTACGCCTTCGTCAAGGACCCCGACGGCCACGAGATCGAGATCGTCAAGCGCGACCCGGAGCTCGGCGCGCGCTGGAGCCTCGACCACACGATGATCCGCGTCGAGGACGCCGACGAGGCGCTCGGCTTCTGGACGCGGAAGTTCGAGTACCAGCACACCGGCCGCTGGGAGTCGGACAGCTTCGCCAACTACTTCGTCAAGCCTGAGGGAAGCGCGGAGGAAGCGATGGCGGTCGAGCTCACCTACAACTACGACGGCCGGAGCTACGAGCTGGGCGACGCGTGGGGCCACCTCGCCGTCCGCGCCGACGACCTCTCGGAGTACTGGGAGACGCTGATGGAGCGCGAGGCCGACGACTACCGCGACCCCGCCTCGTGCGACGAGAAGTACGCGTTCACGACGGACCCCGACGGTCACGAGATCGAGATCATAGAGCGCAACTTCGACGCCGACTCGCTGTTCCCGGCGTAA
- a CDS encoding Na+/H+ antiporter NhaC family protein, translating into MVSEFGALSLVPPLLAIVLAIVTRKPILALFLGVWSGGVIHSGGLGVVQTFTWVAESIGNDVFHAQILIFTLLLGAGVTFIWRTGGSLAITRFATKRLDSQRKAGLMAWILGLVWFFDDYANTAVVGSSMRDITDELRISREKLSYIVDSTAAPVATFGISSWVAYQISMVQEGYSQIGVTGGEEVPTAFVAFLQSIPFNMYCLFAIAMVFIVVVTGRDFGEMLDAEHRSWETGNVLREDAVPLQSIEENLGEPNGENPQLRMFVVPVLVLIVVAVAGAVWTGYAPDRSILQIAGEADFASALVWGSFFMVVAAMLLARVSGVLTLDECMDSLVDGFSIMLTAVTILVLAWSISLATSALGTGDYVTGIAQGVVTPTLLPLVILFASAFIAFSTGTSWGTMAIVTPVAVPMAWGIGGQSPELIPVAVGTVFSGAIFGDHTSPISDTTILSSTFTGADHIDHVRTQLYYAVTVVCVAAVLLLVYGMTGVTPLVLLPLGIGLLVALVYGLSEFDARRKGLTPKASRQPRQERDVADD; encoded by the coding sequence ATGGTGTCGGAGTTCGGCGCACTGTCACTCGTACCACCGTTGTTAGCCATCGTGCTCGCCATCGTCACCCGGAAACCGATACTGGCGCTGTTTCTCGGCGTCTGGTCCGGCGGCGTCATCCACTCGGGCGGGTTGGGCGTCGTCCAGACGTTCACCTGGGTCGCCGAGTCGATCGGCAACGACGTGTTCCACGCCCAGATTCTCATCTTCACGCTGTTGCTCGGCGCGGGCGTGACGTTCATCTGGCGAACCGGCGGGTCGTTGGCGATCACCCGCTTTGCGACGAAACGCCTCGACAGTCAGCGAAAGGCCGGGTTGATGGCGTGGATACTCGGTCTCGTCTGGTTCTTCGACGACTACGCCAACACCGCCGTCGTCGGCAGTTCGATGCGCGACATCACCGACGAACTCCGCATCTCCCGCGAGAAGCTCTCCTACATCGTCGACTCGACGGCCGCGCCCGTCGCCACGTTCGGCATCTCCAGCTGGGTCGCCTACCAGATCAGCATGGTACAGGAGGGGTACTCGCAGATCGGCGTCACCGGCGGCGAGGAGGTGCCGACGGCGTTCGTCGCCTTCCTGCAGAGCATCCCGTTCAACATGTACTGCCTGTTCGCGATCGCGATGGTGTTCATCGTCGTCGTCACCGGACGCGACTTCGGCGAGATGCTCGACGCCGAACACCGCTCGTGGGAGACGGGCAACGTGCTCCGCGAGGACGCGGTGCCGCTGCAGAGCATCGAGGAGAACCTCGGCGAACCAAACGGCGAGAACCCGCAGTTGCGAATGTTCGTCGTCCCCGTTCTCGTGCTCATCGTCGTTGCCGTCGCCGGCGCGGTGTGGACCGGCTATGCGCCCGACCGGTCGATACTCCAGATCGCGGGCGAGGCCGACTTCGCCTCGGCGCTCGTCTGGGGGTCGTTCTTCATGGTCGTCGCGGCGATGCTGCTCGCGCGCGTCTCGGGCGTCCTCACGCTCGACGAGTGCATGGACTCGCTCGTCGACGGCTTCTCTATCATGCTGACGGCCGTCACCATCCTCGTGCTCGCGTGGTCCATCAGCCTCGCGACGAGCGCGCTCGGCACCGGCGACTACGTCACCGGCATCGCCCAGGGAGTCGTCACGCCGACGCTGCTCCCGCTCGTCATCCTGTTCGCATCCGCGTTCATCGCCTTCTCGACGGGCACCTCGTGGGGGACGATGGCCATCGTCACGCCTGTCGCGGTGCCGATGGCGTGGGGGATCGGCGGGCAGTCGCCGGAGCTCATCCCCGTCGCCGTCGGGACGGTGTTCAGCGGCGCGATATTCGGCGACCACACCTCGCCAATCTCCGACACGACCATCCTCTCGTCGACGTTCACGGGCGCAGACCACATCGACCACGTGCGCACGCAACTGTACTACGCGGTCACCGTCGTGTGCGTCGCGGCGGTGCTGCTTCTCGTCTACGGCATGACCGGAGTGACGCCGCTGGTGTTGCTCCCCCTAGGGATCGGGTTGTTAGTCGCGCTGGTGTACGGCCTCTCGGAGTTCGACGCGCGTCGGAAGGGTCTCACCCCGAAGGCGTCGCGGCAACCCCGGCAGGAGCGCGACGTCGCCGACGACTGA
- a CDS encoding TIGR04206 family protein — protein MAVTSDGREPTRTSTSRTLLILLSLWLLPWCVLLVDGRPATLVFPWGLFDPSSGRLVSLYSYLFEFTGGFGSLPAYLRAWPTSVVAFLLATASAAGGVLVGREDPRVTAILLVLAGLGQLSLAWGFAQQPGRVALPVGALALWVVAWLSYR, from the coding sequence ATGGCGGTCACCTCGGACGGACGCGAACCCACTCGCACCTCGACGTCGCGGACGCTCCTGATTCTCCTCTCGCTGTGGTTGCTGCCGTGGTGCGTGCTCTTGGTCGACGGACGCCCGGCGACGCTCGTCTTTCCGTGGGGGCTGTTCGACCCCAGTTCCGGACGTCTCGTCTCGTTGTACAGCTACCTGTTCGAGTTCACGGGCGGATTCGGGTCGCTACCGGCATATCTCCGCGCGTGGCCCACGAGCGTCGTCGCGTTTCTCCTGGCGACGGCGAGCGCGGCCGGCGGCGTGCTGGTCGGTCGGGAGGACCCGCGAGTAACCGCTATCCTGCTGGTTTTGGCCGGCCTCGGGCAGTTATCGCTCGCGTGGGGGTTCGCTCAGCAGCCCGGACGCGTGGCGTTACCCGTCGGTGCTCTCGCGCTGTGGGTCGTCGCGTGGCTCAGCTATCGGTAG
- a CDS encoding OBG GTPase family GTP-binding protein — protein sequence MGLEEEIDAIEEEIANTPYNKSTEAHIGRLKAKLSEKKEKLENQSSAGGGQGYAVEKTGDATIALVGFPSVGKSTLINALTNAESETGAYEFTTLDVNPGMLQYRGANIQVLDVPGLIEGAAGGRGGGREVLSVVRTADLVVFVLSVFEVDQYERLSQELYYNKIRLDTEPPSLTITKQIKGGINVTKSDSVELDEQTIKDVLREYGYVNAEVTVRGNPSIDELIDGIMDNRVYLPSIVSVNKADLIDRDYLPTVYENLEEIGLDPEEVTFISAEMEKGLDGLKDEIWEALGLIRVYMDKPGRGTDYEEPLVIRRGMTVGDACRKLGANLEDRFKFARVSGPSAKHDEQQVGKDHELADEDVLRIVARK from the coding sequence ATGGGACTGGAGGAGGAGATCGACGCGATCGAAGAGGAGATCGCCAACACTCCGTACAACAAGTCGACTGAGGCACATATCGGTCGGCTGAAGGCGAAGCTCTCGGAGAAGAAGGAGAAACTCGAAAACCAGTCCTCCGCGGGCGGCGGTCAGGGCTACGCCGTCGAGAAGACGGGCGACGCCACCATCGCGCTCGTCGGCTTCCCGAGCGTCGGCAAGTCGACGCTCATCAACGCGCTCACCAACGCCGAGAGCGAGACGGGTGCCTACGAGTTCACGACGCTCGACGTCAACCCCGGCATGCTGCAGTACCGCGGCGCGAACATCCAGGTGCTCGACGTGCCAGGGCTCATCGAGGGCGCGGCGGGCGGACGCGGCGGCGGCCGGGAAGTGCTCTCCGTCGTCCGGACGGCCGACCTCGTCGTGTTCGTCCTCTCGGTGTTCGAGGTCGACCAGTACGAGCGACTCAGCCAGGAACTGTACTACAACAAGATTCGCCTCGACACCGAACCGCCGAGTCTCACCATCACCAAGCAGATCAAAGGCGGTATCAACGTCACCAAGAGCGACTCCGTCGAACTCGACGAGCAGACCATCAAGGACGTGCTCCGCGAGTACGGCTACGTCAACGCCGAGGTCACCGTCCGAGGAAACCCCTCCATCGACGAGCTCATCGACGGCATCATGGACAACCGGGTGTATCTCCCCTCCATCGTCTCGGTGAACAAAGCCGACCTCATCGACCGCGACTACCTGCCGACGGTGTACGAGAATCTCGAGGAAATCGGACTCGACCCCGAGGAGGTGACGTTCATCAGTGCCGAGATGGAGAAGGGCCTCGACGGCCTCAAGGACGAGATCTGGGAGGCGCTCGGCCTCATCCGCGTCTACATGGACAAGCCGGGACGCGGCACCGACTACGAGGAACCGCTCGTCATCCGCCGCGGGATGACCGTCGGCGACGCCTGCCGGAAACTCGGCGCGAACCTCGAAGACCGGTTCAAGTTCGCCCGCGTCTCCGGGCCGAGCGCCAAACACGACGAACAGCAGGTCGGCAAGGACCACGAACTCGCAGACGAGGACGTGCTCCGCATCGTCGCCCGGAAGTAA
- a CDS encoding DUF7541 family protein, translating into MDENPGLSEQYRTASPWPFFIALSIPLAEAGILFNLFAVAVGGLLLFFGCCAGMLQETGYVDRPWRALVGSAILVFALGGLLLYADTQVANEAVQLAERGYAVLVAGVILFVGGLLGEVFVEDEEFAV; encoded by the coding sequence ATGGACGAAAATCCGGGGCTCTCCGAACAGTACCGGACGGCCAGTCCGTGGCCGTTCTTCATCGCGCTCAGCATCCCACTGGCCGAGGCCGGCATCCTGTTCAATCTCTTCGCCGTCGCCGTCGGCGGATTGCTGTTGTTCTTCGGTTGCTGTGCCGGGATGCTTCAGGAAACGGGCTACGTCGACCGACCGTGGCGGGCGCTCGTCGGGTCGGCGATACTCGTCTTCGCGCTCGGCGGCCTCTTGCTGTACGCGGATACGCAGGTCGCAAACGAGGCCGTACAGCTCGCAGAGCGCGGCTACGCCGTCCTCGTCGCGGGCGTCATCCTCTTCGTCGGCGGCCTCCTCGGCGAGGTGTTCGTCGAGGACGAGGAGTTCGCGGTCTGA
- a CDS encoding DUF6684 family protein, translated as MANTNSNKIFDRETMLDLTVNIIPLFIILFFVVLFLLIQPWGGDLFPTAIMIGLHVVPFVGLVILTYFSGKAIAGAEKSSTVYYPGQAGMSGAEVTHGESDDHEETQALESGADHDGELTDDASDESTDAAAENDDAETVDDTAAETAEDDES; from the coding sequence ATGGCGAACACGAACTCGAACAAAATCTTCGACAGGGAGACGATGCTCGACCTGACGGTGAACATCATCCCGCTGTTCATCATCCTGTTTTTCGTCGTGCTCTTTCTGCTCATCCAGCCGTGGGGCGGCGACCTCTTCCCGACGGCCATCATGATTGGCCTCCACGTGGTCCCGTTCGTCGGCCTCGTAATCTTGACGTACTTCTCGGGTAAGGCCATCGCCGGCGCGGAGAAGTCCTCGACGGTGTACTACCCCGGACAGGCCGGAATGTCGGGCGCGGAGGTCACCCACGGCGAGTCCGACGACCACGAGGAGACGCAGGCGCTCGAATCGGGCGCAGACCACGACGGCGAACTGACTGACGACGCGAGCGACGAGAGTACCGACGCCGCGGCCGAGAACGACGACGCGGAAACGGTCGACGACACCGCCGCCGAGACGGCCGAAGACGACGAATCGTAA
- a CDS encoding cbb3-type cytochrome c oxidase subunit I: MQLNGQLALTVLMGLFLVGVFAWLTRVENWSGYTPLSSGGAVGQESGYVSEEKPAGIARWLTTVDHKDIGLMYGAYGIFAFVVGGLMVVLMRTELATPETVIVQPGFYNSLLTSHGITMLFLFGTPIIAAFSNYFIPLIIGADDMAFPRINAIAFWLLPPAALLIWAGFFPIPNLIPAQTGWTMYTPLSAGVGQGNQTNAGVDLMMLGLHLSGVSATMGAINFIATIFTERSEEVTWANLDIFSWTILTQSGLILFAFPLLGSALLMLIADRNLATTFFAVGEGGGSILWQHLFWFFGHPEVYILVLPPMGLVSYILPRFAGRRLFGFKFVVYSTLAIGVLSFGVWAHHMFATGMDPRLRASFMAVSMAIAIPSAVKTFNWITTMWNGNIRLTAPMLYCIGFVSNFIIGGVTGVFLASIPVDLVLHDTYYVVGHFHYIVMGAITFAGMAGIYYWFPLVTGRMYQRSLAKWHFWLWMIGTNITFLAMILLGYGGMPRRYATYLPQFASLHQIATLGAYMLLLGGIIFVWNMVQSYFEGPVVEDGDPWNLEESNLRTVEWDWFDRKLQTKIADGGVESESSDTSSQTE; this comes from the coding sequence ATGCAGTTGAACGGACAGTTAGCGCTGACGGTTCTCATGGGGCTCTTCCTCGTGGGTGTCTTCGCCTGGCTGACGCGGGTGGAAAACTGGAGCGGCTACACCCCACTCAGCAGCGGCGGCGCAGTCGGCCAAGAATCCGGGTACGTCTCCGAGGAGAAACCCGCAGGAATCGCCCGGTGGTTGACGACAGTCGACCACAAAGATATCGGCCTGATGTACGGTGCCTACGGCATCTTCGCGTTCGTCGTCGGCGGCCTGATGGTCGTCTTGATGCGAACCGAACTGGCGACGCCGGAGACGGTCATCGTCCAACCGGGCTTCTACAACTCGTTGCTCACGAGTCACGGAATCACGATGCTGTTCCTCTTCGGGACGCCCATCATCGCGGCGTTCTCGAACTACTTCATCCCGCTCATCATCGGCGCGGACGACATGGCGTTCCCGCGCATCAACGCCATCGCCTTCTGGTTGCTGCCGCCGGCAGCACTGCTCATCTGGGCCGGGTTCTTCCCGATTCCGAACCTCATCCCCGCGCAGACGGGGTGGACGATGTACACCCCGCTGTCGGCGGGTGTCGGACAGGGCAACCAGACGAACGCCGGCGTCGACCTGATGATGCTGGGTCTGCATCTCTCGGGTGTCTCGGCGACGATGGGCGCGATCAACTTCATCGCGACCATCTTCACCGAGCGCTCCGAGGAGGTGACATGGGCGAACCTCGACATCTTCTCGTGGACCATCCTCACGCAGTCGGGGCTCATCCTCTTCGCGTTCCCGCTTCTGGGTAGCGCGCTGCTGATGCTCATCGCCGACCGAAACCTCGCGACGACGTTCTTCGCCGTCGGCGAAGGTGGCGGGTCGATCCTCTGGCAGCACCTCTTTTGGTTCTTCGGCCACCCCGAGGTGTACATCCTCGTGCTCCCGCCGATGGGACTGGTCAGCTACATCCTCCCGCGCTTCGCGGGTCGCCGGCTGTTCGGCTTCAAGTTCGTCGTCTACTCGACGCTGGCGATCGGCGTGCTCTCGTTCGGCGTCTGGGCGCACCACATGTTCGCCACCGGGATGGACCCGCGCCTCCGCGCCTCGTTCATGGCCGTCTCGATGGCTATCGCCATCCCCAGCGCGGTCAAGACGTTCAACTGGATCACGACGATGTGGAACGGCAACATCAGGCTCACAGCCCCGATGCTGTACTGCATCGGCTTCGTCTCCAACTTCATCATCGGCGGCGTGACGGGCGTGTTCCTCGCCTCCATCCCCGTCGACCTCGTGCTCCACGACACCTACTACGTCGTCGGTCACTTCCACTACATCGTGATGGGCGCAATCACCTTCGCGGGGATGGCGGGCATCTACTACTGGTTCCCGCTCGTCACGGGACGGATGTACCAGCGGAGCCTCGCAAAGTGGCACTTCTGGCTGTGGATGATCGGGACGAACATCACGTTCCTCGCGATGATTCTGCTCGGCTACGGCGGCATGCCGCGTCGCTACGCGACCTACCTCCCGCAGTTCGCCTCGCTGCACCAGATCGCGACGCTCGGCGCGTACATGCTGCTGCTCGGCGGCATCATCTTCGTGTGGAACATGGTCCAGTCGTACTTCGAGGGCCCGGTCGTCGAGGACGGCGACCCGTGGAACCTCGAGGAGTCGAACCTCCGCACCGTCGAGTGGGACTGGTTCGACCGCAAACTGCAGACGAAGATCGCCGACGGTGGTGTCGAGAGCGAATCGAGCGACACCTCGTCGCAAACGGAGTGA